A single window of Solanum dulcamara chromosome 5, daSolDulc1.2, whole genome shotgun sequence DNA harbors:
- the LOC129889043 gene encoding transcription factor TCP2-like — MEMEEIQTDECKFPRMSNKEDAQYHQYDADDAGEVKKSTYLGGMGKLYGWPSSRIVRVPRASGGKDRHSKVLTSKGLRDRRVRLSVNTAIQFYDLQDRLGCDQPSKVVEWLLKAAAPSIAELPPLEAFPDTLQLSDEKRSSVGTEPGFDSADVEMDDDLNYNQQQQQPPPCCSNSETSKGSGLSLSRSDSRLKARERARERATEKEKEKENKSCVVAHHQNIHPSSSFTELLRGGMSDNNKSNTSPNGSIHQNTPRQWSTNPLEYFTSGIDNSTGFSGQIYLGNPLQPLRPVSSPMFSITADHRPELQHFPFGSDNLVPVVTSNGGSNCNTNNEYNLNFSITSSGFNRGTLQSNSSSSPSTLPHFQRFSPTDGSQNLYLGSTTEYDARLHLFYGNGYDHGHDSSRHSNQKGKGKN, encoded by the coding sequence ATGGAGATGGAGGAGATTCAAACTGATGAGTGCAAGTTTCCAAGAATGAGCAACAAGGAGGATGCGCAGTACCACCAATATGATGCAGACGACGCAGGAGAAGTCAAAAAGAGTACTTACTTGGGTGGGATGGGAAAACTTTATGGATGGCCTTCATCAAGAATTGTTAGAGTTCCTCGTGCATCTGGAGGGAAAGACAGACATAGTAAAGTATTGACTTCAAAGGGATTAAGAGACAGACGTGTTCGCCTTTCTGTCAATACTGCAATACAGTTTTACGATTTGCAAGATCGTCTCGGCTGTGATCAGCCGAGCAAGGTTGTGGAGTGGTTGCTAAAAGCAGCCGCTCCTTCAATCGCTGAGCTTCCACCTCTAGAGGCATTTCCAGATACACTGCAGCTCAGCGATGAGAAAAGGTCAAGTGTTGGAACTGAGCCGGGTTTTGATTCAGCTGATGTTGAAATGGATGATGATCTAAATTAcaaccagcagcaacaacaaccaccacctTGTTGTAGTAATTCTGAGACGAGCAAAGGTTCTGGATTGTCACTTTCCAGATCTGATAGTCGGCTCAAGGCACGGGAACGAGCAAGGGAAAGGGCCACAGAGaaggaaaaagagaaagaaaacaaGTCTTGTGTTGTTGCTCATCACCAGAATATACACCCTAGCTCTTCTTTTACCGAGCTATTGAGAGGAGGTATGAGCGATAACAACAAGAGTAACACAAGTCCTAATGGTTCCATTCACCAAAACACGCCGAGGCAATGGTCTACAAATCCCTTGGAGTATTTTACCTCAGGAATCGACAACTCTACTGGTTTCTCTGGCCAAATTTATTTGGGAAATCCTCTACAGCCATTAAGACCGGTATCTTCACCAATGTTTAGTATTACCGCTGATCATCGGCCTGAGCTGCAGCATTTCCCATTCGGCAGTGACAACCTAGTCCCGGTTGTGACCTCCAATGGGGGAAGTAATTGCAATACAAATAACGAGTACAATTTGAACTTCAGCATTACTTCATCTGGTTTCAATAGGGGGACCCTTCAGTCCAATTCTTCCTCTTCGCCGTCTACATTGCCTCACTTCCAGAGGTTTTCTCCTACAGACGGATCACAAAATTTATATCTTGGCTCCACAACTGAATACGATGCTCGTTTACACCTCTTCTATGGTAATGGCTATGACCACGGCCATGACAGTAGTAGGCATTCAAATCAGAAAGGAAAAGGAAAGAACTAA